In Apilactobacillus bombintestini, one genomic interval encodes:
- a CDS encoding CCA tRNA nucleotidyltransferase translates to MKIEKLPNEFEKARPVMQKIEKAGFEAYFVGGSVRDTILGGKIHDVDIASSAYPQEIKSLFNHTVDTGIEHGTVMVLHNKKGYEITTFRTESGYQDYRRPDKVTFVRSLSEDLKRRDFTINAFAMRENGEVTDLFNGLEDMHNHLIRAVGNPSERFNEDALRMMRAVRFASKLDFDIESNTLEAIHKHSKLLSKIAIERIYTEFVKMMMAKRPKQGLLDMVKTDMYKYIPVFGDHRDDLISISKLNNLKLNSEIEVWSLISFAFQLDSEQIHHLLKKWKASNDVIKQTEMCCAAINHLQKNDLNKWQMYETGIDLLLAANHIASFYGFDVSDEQLINDYDALTIKSKKELAINGGILIKNGICKPGPQLGNILFELEHLVVQGKVDNQTEVLMQEAKKI, encoded by the coding sequence ATGAAAATAGAAAAATTACCGAACGAGTTTGAAAAAGCACGTCCTGTCATGCAAAAAATTGAAAAAGCAGGATTTGAAGCTTATTTTGTTGGTGGAAGTGTTCGTGACACCATTTTAGGCGGAAAAATTCATGATGTCGATATTGCAAGTAGTGCATATCCTCAAGAAATTAAAAGTCTTTTTAATCACACTGTAGATACTGGAATCGAACATGGTACAGTGATGGTGCTACATAACAAAAAAGGTTACGAAATAACTACATTTAGAACAGAATCTGGATACCAAGATTATCGTCGTCCAGACAAAGTTACATTTGTTAGATCTTTGTCTGAAGATTTAAAAAGAAGAGATTTCACTATAAATGCATTTGCCATGCGAGAAAATGGTGAAGTAACTGATTTGTTTAACGGATTAGAAGATATGCATAATCACTTGATTAGAGCAGTGGGCAATCCCAGTGAACGATTTAATGAAGATGCATTACGTATGATGAGAGCGGTTAGATTCGCAAGTAAGTTAGATTTTGATATAGAGTCTAACACATTAGAAGCTATTCATAAGCATAGTAAATTATTGTCCAAGATTGCAATAGAAAGAATATATACAGAATTTGTTAAAATGATGATGGCTAAAAGACCTAAGCAAGGGTTATTAGACATGGTTAAAACAGATATGTATAAATACATTCCGGTCTTTGGTGATCATAGGGATGATTTAATTTCTATATCTAAATTGAATAATCTTAAACTAAACAGTGAAATTGAAGTTTGGTCATTGATTTCTTTTGCTTTTCAATTGGATAGTGAACAAATTCATCATTTATTGAAAAAATGGAAAGCATCCAATGATGTAATTAAACAAACTGAAATGTGTTGTGCTGCGATTAATCATTTACAAAAGAATGATTTAAACAAATGGCAAATGTATGAGACAGGAATTGATTTATTACTTGCTGCTAACCATATTGCAAGTTTTTATGGATTTGACGTAAGTGATGAACAATTAATTAACGATTACGATGCATTAACTATTAAGAGTAAAAAAGAATTAGCTATTAATGGTGGAATCTTAATAAAAAATGGCATTTGTAAACCTGGTCCTCAATTAGGAAATATTTTGTTTGAATTAGAACATTTGGTTGTTCAAGGAAAAGTTGATAATCAAACAGAAGTTTTAATGCAAGAAGCTAAAAAAATTTGA
- a CDS encoding ABC-F family ATP-binding cassette domain-containing protein — translation MQTLRAESLTKTYGEKTLFKDLSFIINEHDRIGLIGTNGSGKTSLLNVLSQNDIDSTGDIITSKTYSIGYLKQQPVLDDSLSILEAVFAGTQDIFSTIRRYEQTLDNYSNHPEDPKAERQYMEAEAKMNEEDAWNAENDVKTILTQLKIKNVNQKVGTLSGGQKRRVGLAQVLIQSPDLLILDEPTNHLDFDSIEWLQEYLAKYKGALIFVTHDRYFLDQIANKIWELSFGNLYEYTGNYQDYLAQKAERVDREVASEHKRQKLYKQELAWMKKGAKARSTKQQARINRFNELKENVGNLQTDEDIDITLGQQRLGKKVIELKHANLSLNNKTILKDFSELIQRNERIGISGENGAGKSSLLNVISERLPLDSGELEIGETVKMAYYTQQTEEIPDDKRVINYLTDVGEHVTDDTGNKISVTELLEQFLFPKFMHGTLIRKLSGGEKRRLYLLKLLMQQPNVLLLDEPTNDLDISTLTVLEDYISHFNGTVITVSHDRYFLDKVADRLLIFDGNGKIERHVGMFTDYLKNQKQESKEAKDDSNKKQNKQSSGKIKEDNQEKPKKKKLTYAEQIEFDKLEKEIEELDEKISDLKDQMTSFGNDYDKLADTQVEIDKLNKESEQKMDRWEYLSEFME, via the coding sequence ATGCAAACGTTAAGAGCAGAGTCTCTAACAAAAACATATGGTGAAAAAACCTTATTTAAAGATTTAAGCTTTATTATTAATGAGCATGATCGAATTGGTTTGATAGGTACCAACGGAAGTGGAAAAACATCTTTATTAAATGTTTTATCTCAAAATGATATTGATTCTACAGGTGATATCATTACTTCTAAAACATATAGCATTGGTTATTTAAAACAACAACCTGTGTTAGATGATTCTTTAAGTATCTTGGAAGCGGTATTTGCTGGAACACAAGATATTTTTAGCACCATTAGAAGATATGAACAAACTTTAGATAATTATTCTAACCATCCTGAAGATCCTAAAGCTGAACGCCAATATATGGAAGCAGAAGCTAAGATGAATGAAGAGGATGCTTGGAATGCTGAAAATGATGTAAAGACCATTCTAACTCAATTAAAAATTAAAAACGTTAATCAAAAGGTAGGAACACTATCTGGTGGTCAAAAGAGACGTGTGGGACTAGCTCAAGTATTAATTCAATCACCTGATTTACTTATCTTGGATGAACCTACTAACCACTTAGATTTTGATTCTATTGAATGGCTACAAGAATATTTAGCAAAATACAAGGGTGCATTAATATTTGTAACTCACGATAGATACTTCCTAGATCAAATCGCAAATAAAATTTGGGAATTATCATTTGGTAATTTATATGAATATACTGGTAATTACCAAGATTATTTAGCACAAAAAGCGGAAAGAGTAGATCGCGAAGTAGCATCTGAACATAAGAGACAAAAACTATATAAACAAGAGTTAGCTTGGATGAAGAAAGGTGCTAAAGCACGTAGTACTAAGCAACAAGCTAGAATTAATCGTTTTAATGAATTAAAAGAAAATGTTGGTAATTTACAAACAGATGAAGACATTGATATTACCTTGGGACAACAAAGATTAGGTAAAAAAGTTATCGAGTTAAAACATGCCAATTTATCATTGAATAATAAAACTATTTTGAAAGATTTCAGTGAATTAATTCAAAGAAATGAACGTATTGGTATTAGCGGTGAAAATGGTGCTGGTAAATCATCACTATTAAACGTCATTTCTGAAAGATTACCACTAGATAGTGGTGAACTAGAAATTGGTGAAACCGTCAAGATGGCTTATTATACTCAACAAACGGAAGAAATACCTGATGATAAGAGAGTTATAAACTACCTTACTGATGTAGGTGAACACGTAACGGATGATACTGGAAATAAAATTAGTGTTACTGAATTGCTTGAACAATTCTTATTTCCTAAGTTTATGCATGGTACATTAATTAGAAAATTATCTGGTGGTGAAAAGCGTCGTTTATATTTACTTAAGTTGTTAATGCAACAACCTAACGTATTATTATTGGACGAACCTACTAATGATTTGGATATATCTACATTAACTGTATTGGAAGATTACATTAGTCATTTTAATGGTACAGTTATTACTGTATCTCATGATAGATACTTCCTAGACAAAGTGGCTGATCGTCTTTTGATTTTCGATGGAAATGGTAAGATTGAACGTCATGTAGGGATGTTTACAGATTATTTGAAGAATCAAAAGCAAGAAAGCAAAGAAGCTAAGGATGATTCAAATAAGAAACAAAACAAGCAAAGTTCAGGTAAAATAAAAGAAGATAATCAAGAAAAACCTAAGAAGAAAAAGTTAACATATGCTGAGCAAATTGAGTTCGATAAATTAGAAAAAGAAATCGAAGAGCTTGATGAAAAGATTAGTGATTTGAAAGATCAAATGACTAGTTTTGGTAATGACTACGATAAGTTAGCTGATACTCAGGTAGAAATTGATAAACTAAATAAAGAATCTGAACAAAAAATGGATCGCTGGGAATACCTAAGCGAATTTATGGAATAG
- a CDS encoding thymidylate synthase translates to MLEDAYLNMAKYVLENGHRKDDRTKTGTISTFGYQMRFDLSKGFPLLTTKKVPFGLIKSELLWFLRGDTNIQFLLKHKNHIWDEWAFEKWVNSDEYNGPDMTDFGLRSQKDAEFKKVYLDEKKKFCKRIVEDDDFAKKYGDLGLVYGSQWRKWKTTTGGTIDQIKNVIEQIKTNPDSRRLIVTAWNPEDTPNVALPPCHTMFQFYVNDGKLSCQLYQRSGDIFLGVPFNIASYALLTSLIAKECNLEPGEFVHTLGDAHIYSNHIEQVKEQLSRKPYDAPKLWLNPDKKSIFDYDMDDIKVIDYKHHDPIKAPVAV, encoded by the coding sequence ATGTTAGAAGATGCATATTTAAATATGGCTAAATACGTTTTGGAAAATGGTCACCGTAAAGATGACCGTACCAAGACTGGAACAATTAGTACTTTTGGATACCAAATGCGTTTTGATTTAAGCAAAGGCTTTCCATTGCTAACCACTAAGAAAGTTCCATTTGGCTTAATTAAGAGTGAATTACTATGGTTCTTAAGAGGAGATACTAATATACAATTTCTTCTAAAACATAAAAATCATATTTGGGATGAATGGGCTTTTGAAAAGTGGGTCAATTCTGATGAATACAATGGTCCTGATATGACTGATTTTGGTCTACGTTCTCAAAAAGATGCTGAATTTAAGAAAGTTTATTTAGACGAAAAGAAAAAGTTCTGCAAGAGAATAGTAGAAGACGATGATTTTGCTAAAAAATATGGTGATTTAGGTCTAGTTTACGGAAGCCAATGGCGTAAATGGAAAACTACTACAGGTGGAACTATAGACCAAATTAAGAATGTCATAGAACAAATTAAAACTAATCCAGATTCTAGAAGATTAATCGTTACAGCATGGAATCCTGAAGATACTCCTAATGTAGCTTTACCACCATGCCACACTATGTTCCAATTCTATGTAAACGATGGCAAATTAAGTTGTCAATTGTATCAACGTTCAGGTGATATTTTCCTAGGTGTACCATTCAACATTGCAAGTTATGCATTGCTTACCTCATTGATTGCTAAGGAATGTAACTTAGAACCAGGTGAATTTGTACACACTTTAGGTGATGCACATATTTATTCTAACCATATCGAACAAGTTAAAGAACAATTATCCAGAAAGCCATATGATGCACCTAAGTTATGGTTAAATCCCGATAAAAAGAGTATTTTTGATTACGATATGGATGATATTAAAGTAATTGATTACAAGCATCATGATCCAATTAAAGCACCAGTTGCTGTTTAA
- a CDS encoding dihydrofolate reductase, with protein MISYLWAESHNHIIGANGTLPWHLPADMKYFKENTIHQIILAGRTTYESFKRPLPNRLNMVLTSQSKDEFPDDVVVFHEVDEFLKFAKKFSDKEIFVVGGAKIFEELMPYVDKLYRTVIDYDFKGDTKMPSINYDDFTLETVKQGHVDDKNIYPHRFEIYKRKD; from the coding sequence ATGATTTCTTATTTGTGGGCTGAATCTCATAATCATATTATTGGGGCTAATGGAACTTTACCATGGCATTTACCCGCTGATATGAAGTATTTTAAAGAAAATACTATCCATCAAATTATTTTGGCTGGAAGAACTACTTATGAAAGCTTTAAACGTCCCTTACCTAATCGTTTAAACATGGTTTTGACTAGTCAAAGTAAAGATGAATTTCCTGATGATGTGGTAGTATTTCATGAAGTTGATGAATTTCTAAAATTCGCTAAGAAATTTTCTGATAAGGAAATTTTCGTAGTTGGTGGAGCAAAAATTTTTGAAGAATTAATGCCATATGTAGACAAATTATATCGAACAGTTATTGATTATGATTTTAAAGGTGACACTAAAATGCCTTCAATTAACTATGATGATTTTACATTAGAAACTGTAAAGCAAGGACATGTGGATGATAAGAATATTTATCCTCATCGTTTTGAAATTTACAAAAGAAAAGATTAA
- a CDS encoding GDSL-type esterase/lipase family protein, which produces MKKKFSLLLLFLILIVCVSSVGYVKYHSNENNNAAKIEKIKNKDLKIVALGDSLTQGVGDPTNKGGYVSRIQNKLKDNGFKKITTYNYGIAGQRSDQINKRINNNTNNLSSQLEKANLITLTVGGNDLLQGLQKNALVDSHDTFEKNMDREVQKYKDNLSILLKNIRKYNNKAPVYIFGIYNPIYVYFANVSVINEYVGQINDITQNQIANNYKMHFVDISFLSYGQYNTKEKQRKLRDMNQDTSPFDVNKLSNANGEINDYISPKDHFHPNNLGYNYMTNQLFSKINKFNDWG; this is translated from the coding sequence ATGAAGAAAAAATTTAGTCTTTTATTGTTATTTTTAATATTAATAGTGTGCGTATCTTCCGTAGGATATGTTAAGTATCATTCTAATGAAAATAATAATGCTGCGAAAATAGAAAAAATCAAAAATAAGGACCTTAAGATAGTAGCATTAGGGGATTCATTAACACAAGGTGTTGGTGATCCAACTAATAAAGGTGGTTACGTTTCTAGAATCCAAAATAAATTAAAAGATAATGGATTCAAAAAAATAACTACTTATAATTACGGGATAGCTGGACAACGAAGTGACCAAATAAACAAACGAATTAATAATAATACTAATAATTTGTCTAGCCAGTTAGAAAAAGCTAATTTAATTACACTTACTGTAGGTGGAAATGATTTGCTACAAGGTTTGCAAAAAAATGCTTTAGTAGATTCACATGATACCTTTGAAAAAAACATGGATAGAGAAGTACAAAAATATAAAGATAATTTGAGCATACTTTTAAAAAATATTAGAAAGTATAATAATAAAGCTCCTGTATATATTTTTGGTATTTATAATCCAATCTATGTTTACTTTGCCAATGTATCTGTAATAAATGAATATGTAGGACAAATAAATGATATTACGCAAAATCAAATTGCTAATAATTATAAAATGCATTTTGTAGATATTAGCTTTTTATCATATGGACAGTACAATACTAAAGAAAAGCAACGTAAATTAAGGGATATGAACCAAGATACTAGTCCTTTTGACGTAAATAAATTATCTAATGCTAACGGAGAAATAAATGATTATATTTCTCCTAAGGATCATTTCCATCCTAATAATTTGGGTTATAATTATATGACCAATCAGTTATTTTCTAAGATAAATAAATTTAACGATTGGGGTTAA
- a CDS encoding YpmS family protein: MKTNAKERKLFKYLFVTLVIAIIVGFGFIWVQIHGNVINPSKGYNSKNDDTPISVSLDKNQLNSISSYYLKQFEHKNNNMNYKFWVSNHAYVYGKIKVLGSKVGYILTLNPELLDNGDVELKATGLEVGELNIPPKFVISYVGKHYKVPKWVELDGKSGKIILHVNKLGGKNKLSYRADKIDMSGDGNFKFKVLIPNQ; encoded by the coding sequence ATGAAGACCAATGCTAAGGAAAGAAAATTATTTAAATATTTATTTGTTACTCTAGTAATAGCTATAATTGTTGGATTCGGATTTATTTGGGTACAAATTCATGGAAACGTTATTAATCCTAGTAAGGGATATAATAGTAAAAACGATGATACACCAATATCCGTTTCACTAGATAAAAACCAGCTTAATTCTATTTCTAGTTATTATTTAAAACAATTTGAACACAAAAATAATAATATGAACTATAAATTTTGGGTATCAAATCATGCCTATGTTTATGGAAAAATTAAAGTGTTAGGTTCTAAGGTAGGCTATATACTTACGTTAAACCCAGAATTGTTGGACAATGGGGATGTAGAGTTAAAAGCAACCGGTTTGGAAGTCGGTGAATTAAATATACCACCTAAGTTTGTTATTTCTTATGTAGGTAAACATTATAAAGTACCTAAATGGGTTGAATTAGATGGTAAATCTGGTAAAATTATCCTTCATGTAAATAAATTAGGTGGCAAGAATAAATTATCATATAGAGCAGATAAAATTGACATGTCTGGTGATGGTAATTTTAAATTTAAAGTATTAATTCCTAATCAGTAA
- a CDS encoding YozE family protein, whose protein sequence is MHSFYRYLMTERNTKSTDPIAQFANNAFYDQSFPKQSVDYDEISKYLEENASYLPSMTIFDDAWLDFKNNTH, encoded by the coding sequence ATGCACAGTTTTTATCGTTATTTAATGACTGAAAGAAATACTAAAAGTACTGATCCAATTGCACAATTTGCAAATAACGCATTCTATGATCAGTCTTTTCCTAAACAATCAGTTGATTATGATGAAATTTCTAAGTATTTAGAGGAAAATGCCTCTTACTTGCCAAGTATGACAATTTTTGATGATGCTTGGTTAGATTTTAAAAATAATACACATTAA
- the ylqF gene encoding ribosome biogenesis GTPase YlqF — MIQWFPGHMAKAIRQFEENIHLVDIVFELVDARCPYSSINPEVDRISKGKPRLMILTKSDLANPNITNQWLNYFKKQGYAAIAIDSKKNTTGKYITKVVKNLLSDKIDEAKKRGLDKKIIRAICVGVPNVGKSTLLNQIVKRRAAQVGNRAGVTKGQQWLKSSDELELLDTPGILWPKFQNDEVANKLALTGAIKDTIYHSDDVGLFALNFFRNNNRDELMNRYHLNEEDMELSDVDLLLKITKKVGMQDDYDRASMRIILDSRKGKLGRFTLDDINDLSGDED; from the coding sequence ATGATTCAATGGTTTCCAGGACATATGGCAAAAGCCATCAGACAATTTGAAGAAAACATTCATTTAGTAGATATTGTTTTTGAATTGGTGGATGCAAGATGTCCATACAGTTCTATAAATCCTGAAGTAGATCGTATTAGTAAAGGAAAACCTCGTTTGATGATTCTTACTAAGTCAGACTTGGCTAACCCTAACATAACAAATCAATGGTTAAATTACTTTAAGAAACAAGGTTATGCAGCTATTGCAATTGATTCTAAGAAGAATACAACTGGTAAGTATATAACCAAAGTAGTTAAAAACTTATTGTCAGATAAAATTGATGAAGCTAAAAAACGCGGATTAGATAAAAAGATAATTAGAGCAATTTGTGTAGGTGTTCCTAATGTAGGAAAATCTACTTTATTAAATCAAATTGTTAAAAGAAGAGCAGCACAAGTTGGTAATCGTGCTGGAGTAACTAAGGGTCAACAATGGCTAAAATCTAGTGATGAATTGGAATTACTGGATACACCAGGTATTTTATGGCCTAAATTTCAAAATGATGAAGTTGCTAATAAATTAGCATTAACTGGTGCAATTAAAGATACTATTTACCATAGTGACGATGTTGGTTTATTTGCCCTAAACTTCTTTAGAAATAATAATCGTGATGAACTAATGAATAGATATCATCTAAATGAAGAAGATATGGAATTATCAGATGTAGATTTACTATTGAAAATAACTAAAAAAGTAGGTATGCAAGATGATTATGATCGTGCTTCCATGCGTATAATTTTAGATTCTAGAAAAGGTAAATTAGGCAGATTCACTCTAGATGATATAAATGACTTGAGTGGAGATGAAGACTAA
- a CDS encoding ribonuclease HII, with amino-acid sequence MSESIKDIKESFKKVNSLDDSLFTKYEDDARKGVQQLLKRKTREIKKCQQEKKDFQKRLQYEHRFWKNGVNYIAGIDEVGRGPLAGPVVTAAVILPHDFNLYEVNDSKQLSPHKRLELSKKIKENCIEYHIGIADNKLIDDINIYEATKLAMKDAVLGLSNTPDQIIVDAMDIDVNIPQLKLIKGDAKSASVSAASILAKVYRDNLMDEYAKQYPEYDFEHNAGYGTKKHLDALNKYGATPIHRKSFKPVCDFLR; translated from the coding sequence ATGTCGGAATCCATTAAGGATATAAAAGAATCTTTTAAAAAAGTTAATAGCTTAGATGATTCATTATTTACAAAATATGAAGATGACGCTCGTAAGGGTGTGCAGCAATTATTAAAAAGAAAAACTCGTGAGATAAAAAAATGTCAGCAAGAAAAAAAGGATTTTCAAAAACGCTTGCAGTATGAACATCGTTTTTGGAAAAATGGCGTAAATTATATTGCAGGTATCGATGAAGTAGGCAGAGGGCCATTAGCTGGTCCGGTTGTTACTGCTGCAGTGATTTTACCTCATGATTTTAATTTATATGAAGTTAATGATTCCAAACAGTTATCTCCACATAAAAGATTGGAATTATCGAAAAAAATTAAAGAAAATTGTATTGAATATCATATTGGTATTGCAGATAATAAATTAATAGATGATATTAATATATATGAAGCCACTAAATTAGCAATGAAAGATGCGGTATTGGGATTGTCCAATACTCCTGATCAAATAATTGTAGATGCGATGGATATAGATGTTAACATCCCACAACTGAAATTAATAAAGGGCGATGCAAAAAGCGCAAGTGTTTCAGCTGCAAGTATATTGGCAAAAGTATATCGTGATAATTTAATGGACGAATATGCAAAACAATATCCAGAATATGACTTTGAACATAATGCTGGGTATGGTACCAAAAAACATTTAGATGCATTAAATAAGTATGGTGCAACACCAATTCATCGAAAGAGTTTTAAACCAGTTTGTGACTTTTTGCGATAG
- the dprA gene encoding DNA-processing protein DprA — MKTKQLLLKLKLVEGIGIKSEYRFYQWLITAFNKIPEEINLSAERITSVLHLSNKNAKTFINSFNSDKLNRELHHHLNYVKWFSILDDEYPLQLKEAYLPPIVLFYAGNLNILQTDLLGVVGARYNSNYSFYALRNILPNVVKNGVTIVSGLARGVDKLSHQAAMANEGNTIAVIGNGLDQYYPKSNESLQKQIGKDHLLISEYPVGSKPARYHFPERNRIIAGLVKSILVTEAKIRSGSLITANLALQNNRGVLAVPGRIDSDLSKGCNELISAGAKPALTSIDVLEEFYFLK; from the coding sequence ATGAAAACTAAACAATTATTATTAAAGTTAAAACTAGTAGAGGGAATAGGGATAAAATCTGAATATAGATTTTATCAGTGGTTAATAACTGCATTTAACAAAATTCCAGAAGAAATAAATTTGTCTGCAGAACGCATAACCTCAGTGTTACACTTGTCTAATAAGAATGCTAAAACATTTATTAATTCTTTTAATAGTGATAAATTAAATAGAGAGCTTCATCATCACTTGAATTATGTAAAATGGTTTAGTATTTTAGATGATGAATACCCATTGCAACTAAAAGAAGCATACTTGCCACCCATTGTGTTATTTTATGCTGGTAATTTAAATATATTACAAACAGATTTACTGGGTGTGGTAGGAGCTAGATATAATAGTAATTATTCATTCTACGCATTACGAAATATATTACCTAATGTAGTGAAAAATGGTGTTACTATTGTATCTGGACTAGCTCGAGGTGTTGATAAATTATCACACCAGGCAGCAATGGCTAATGAAGGAAATACGATTGCGGTTATTGGAAATGGACTGGATCAGTATTATCCTAAAAGTAATGAATCGTTACAAAAACAAATTGGAAAAGATCATTTATTAATTAGTGAATATCCAGTAGGTAGTAAGCCTGCTAGGTATCATTTTCCGGAAAGAAATCGCATAATTGCGGGTTTAGTGAAATCTATTCTGGTAACTGAAGCGAAGATTAGATCAGGAAGTCTGATTACTGCTAATTTGGCACTACAAAATAATCGCGGTGTACTAGCAGTTCCCGGTAGGATTGATAGTGATTTATCCAAAGGATGTAATGAATTGATATCAGCTGGAGCCAAACCAGCGCTTACTTCCATAGATGTCTTAGAAGAATTTTATTTTTTGAAGTAA